A stretch of the Paenibacillus dendritiformis genome encodes the following:
- a CDS encoding sensor histidine kinase, with translation MGSTLDSFDVWKESVSIYKSIFGTVLIIVYRPALVRRMLEQKDMGRDAMLYYFLSLLTAAIILLGTHPRKETNRWAALFLSSASIGGLAELLAKNGLPGWSGPLQFLNQTLTPYGVLVFSMVYAERFPQAETRRLMKWLLLLPVAVMLAVTPFHPVPALDFRLLLVWTGPYYLLSCYWLVASLWNETDRRKKRSRLIVTLIVVPTLLAVLVFINGANAFALEIDFFRYISVFIIYSLGLGLLCSFLYGVLGVKLRFERDPLENTMKAVSSGAALLNHTIKNEIGKIAISSENLRRALPEGDEPSRQHLEIISRAADHMQAMVTRIHSQMKDVVLREEPCQLDRLAEASLAQHELLFPSRHIAADADYVCRPLVLCDAVHMTEALGNLLRNAVEAMPDGGAIRIKIEDSPKGVRLSVQDTGTGMSPEQLARGFEPFYSTKGRRDNFGLGLSYVYNVMQKSGGEVNIASKEGGGTCVTLQFPRRATISRNGGNRHESD, from the coding sequence GTGGGCAGTACATTAGATTCGTTCGATGTATGGAAGGAGAGCGTGTCGATTTACAAAAGCATTTTCGGGACGGTCTTAATCATTGTCTATCGCCCGGCGCTTGTCCGGCGCATGCTCGAACAGAAGGATATGGGACGGGATGCTATGCTGTATTATTTTTTGTCGCTGCTGACGGCGGCGATCATCCTCTTAGGGACTCACCCGCGCAAGGAGACGAATCGCTGGGCCGCTCTCTTCCTGAGCAGCGCGTCCATCGGCGGGCTGGCGGAGCTGCTGGCGAAGAATGGGCTACCCGGCTGGTCGGGCCCGCTGCAGTTCCTGAATCAGACGCTCACCCCTTACGGAGTGCTCGTGTTCAGCATGGTGTACGCGGAGCGGTTCCCGCAGGCCGAGACGCGCCGGCTGATGAAATGGCTGCTTCTCCTGCCCGTCGCGGTCATGCTGGCGGTCACGCCTTTCCATCCGGTGCCGGCGCTGGACTTCCGTCTGCTGCTTGTCTGGACCGGACCTTATTATTTACTGTCCTGCTATTGGCTTGTCGCTTCTTTGTGGAATGAGACGGATCGGAGGAAAAAGCGCAGCCGCCTGATCGTGACGCTCATCGTCGTGCCGACGCTCTTGGCGGTTCTCGTATTTATCAATGGAGCGAATGCGTTCGCGCTGGAGATTGACTTTTTTCGTTATATCTCGGTGTTCATCATCTATTCGTTGGGGTTGGGGCTGCTCTGTTCCTTCCTGTATGGCGTGCTGGGCGTCAAGCTTCGCTTTGAACGGGACCCGCTGGAGAATACGATGAAGGCGGTCAGTTCGGGCGCGGCGCTGTTGAATCATACGATCAAGAATGAGATCGGAAAGATCGCCATCAGCTCGGAAAACTTGAGACGCGCGCTGCCGGAAGGGGACGAGCCGTCGCGGCAGCATCTGGAGATTATCTCCCGCGCGGCGGATCATATGCAGGCAATGGTGACGCGGATTCACAGCCAGATGAAGGATGTCGTGCTGCGGGAGGAGCCCTGCCAACTTGATCGGCTGGCTGAGGCAAGCCTGGCGCAGCATGAGCTGCTGTTCCCGAGCCGTCATATCGCAGCCGATGCGGACTATGTGTGCCGTCCCCTGGTGCTCTGCGATGCCGTTCATATGACAGAGGCGCTTGGGAACCTGCTGCGGAACGCTGTCGAGGCGATGCCGGACGGCGGAGCGATCCGCATCAAGATCGAGGACAGCCCGAAGGGAGTGCGCTTGTCGGTTCAGGATACCGGAACAGGCATGAGCCCGGAGCAGCTTGCACGCGGCTTTGAACCGTTTTACAGCACGAAGGGGCGGAGGGACAATTTCGGCCTTGGTCTGTCCTATGTATACAATGTGATGCAGAAAAGCGGGGGAGAGGTGAATATCGCGAGCAAGGAAGGCGGCGGCACTTGCGTGACGCTGCAATTTCCGCGCCGCGCAACCATCAGCAGGAATGGAGGGAACCGTCATGAATCCGATTAA
- a CDS encoding response regulator transcription factor produces MNPIKVLLVEDDPDWIKAMTSYLNQEEDILVIGAATEAEEAIRLARTLACDVVLMDIQLGDKPLGGVYAAVEIHEVSEARIMMLTSVADESVMTQSFTAGAVNYIEKSNFEALPHAIRSAHFHPGPMEALLKDYARLKREEQLKRLTAAEREVFDLIEAGYTHPQIEQKLYKAESTLKNQVNKILKKLGVRSSKEAVKKVKRKGLFLGDGD; encoded by the coding sequence ATGAATCCGATTAAGGTGCTACTGGTCGAGGATGACCCCGATTGGATTAAAGCGATGACCTCGTACCTTAATCAGGAAGAGGACATTCTCGTTATCGGGGCCGCCACAGAGGCCGAAGAGGCCATTCGGCTCGCCCGGACGCTGGCCTGCGACGTCGTGCTGATGGATATCCAGCTCGGCGACAAGCCGCTGGGGGGCGTCTACGCCGCGGTGGAGATTCATGAGGTCAGCGAGGCCAGAATTATGATGCTGACCTCTGTCGCCGATGAATCCGTCATGACGCAGTCCTTCACGGCGGGAGCGGTCAATTATATCGAGAAGAGCAATTTCGAAGCGCTCCCGCATGCGATCCGGAGCGCTCACTTCCATCCCGGGCCGATGGAAGCGCTGCTGAAGGATTACGCCCGCCTGAAGCGGGAGGAACAGCTGAAGCGGCTGACCGCGGCGGAGCGGGAAGTATTCGATCTCATCGAAGCGGGCTATACGCACCCACAGATCGAGCAAAAGCTGTACAAAGCCGAGAGCACCTTGAAGAATCAGGTCAATAAAATATTGAAGAAGCTCGGTGTGCGCAGCAGTAAAGAGGCGGTAAAAAAAGTGAAGCGGAAAGGGCTGTTCCTCGGAGACGGAGATTAG
- a CDS encoding GntR family transcriptional regulator — MHYPQEWLQGASLGESIACELRLHIINGTVKPGEIISENRIAADFGTSRSPVREALKTLSNEGLIRLERMGAVVLGLSMKDVEELYDVRFLIESFVQLRLARADQERLIVKLNQIIDKMELAVKYRDVTDFAFQDLSFHEAIIAAAEHNRIMHLWTSIRQIVMTVMLITTEEIFSEGEDKLRTVIEKHRTIVQGLESKDANKIQQVVQAYFADSRRTLHISLPQ; from the coding sequence ATGCATTATCCACAAGAATGGCTGCAGGGCGCTTCCCTCGGGGAGTCGATTGCCTGCGAGCTGCGTCTGCACATTATAAATGGAACAGTAAAGCCCGGCGAGATCATCTCGGAGAACCGAATCGCTGCCGACTTCGGTACGAGCCGCTCGCCGGTTCGGGAAGCGTTGAAAACGTTGTCTAACGAGGGCCTTATCCGGCTGGAACGGATGGGAGCGGTCGTGCTCGGCCTCAGCATGAAGGATGTCGAGGAGCTGTATGATGTCCGGTTCCTGATCGAGAGCTTCGTACAGCTGAGGCTGGCCAGAGCGGATCAGGAGCGGCTTATCGTGAAGCTGAACCAGATCATCGATAAGATGGAACTGGCTGTGAAGTATCGCGATGTCACCGATTTCGCTTTTCAGGACCTGTCTTTTCACGAGGCGATTATCGCGGCGGCGGAGCATAACCGTATTATGCATCTGTGGACTAGCATCCGCCAGATTGTGATGACGGTCATGCTTATCACGACCGAGGAGATCTTCTCCGAAGGCGAGGACAAGCTTCGTACGGTCATCGAGAAGCACCGGACCATTGTGCAGGGCCTTGAATCCAAAGACGCGAACAAAATACAGCAGGTGGTTCAAGCTTATTTCGCGGATTCGCGCCGGACGCTTCATATTAGCTTGCCGCAATAG
- a CDS encoding DCC1-like thiol-disulfide oxidoreductase family protein, translating into MTSRASNSTQPILLMDGECLLCHGLARFVFKREAKRRFRFAALRSEAGRYALERAGWCGRWIETAEEAARDANAKEADLREA; encoded by the coding sequence ATGACAAGCAGAGCGAGTAATTCGACACAACCGATTCTGCTGATGGACGGAGAGTGCCTGCTCTGCCACGGCCTTGCCCGCTTCGTGTTCAAGCGGGAGGCGAAGAGACGATTCCGGTTCGCGGCGCTTCGATCCGAAGCGGGTCGGTATGCGCTGGAGCGCGCGGGCTGGTGCGGCCGCTGGATCGAGACAGCAGAGGAGGCGGCCCGCGATGCGAATGCGAAGGAAGCCGATTTACGTGAAGCTTGA
- a CDS encoding DUF4097 family beta strand repeat-containing protein, translating into MMKKLYAIVLVLAILGLAGCGHRNGEEGDRHAADLAGIEVIEINHGSTALHLESADTDSLEASLLRYDNGPGITLNKGKRSLSIGLQSSFFRIFNPGMLPQLKVRIPNGYAGKIIIQGTSGNVHASSLNTEDLRIAGKSGSITLDFADFHSNVSVSTGSGNVSLIVNSPEPDLRLKLRSGSGSHSVAIPLLEHRQSKGMTEGTAGSGAHEISIKTGSGHISVQ; encoded by the coding sequence ATGATGAAGAAATTATACGCCATTGTGCTGGTCTTGGCTATCTTGGGGTTAGCCGGATGCGGACATCGAAATGGAGAAGAAGGGGATCGGCATGCCGCTGATCTCGCGGGCATCGAAGTGATTGAGATTAATCACGGGAGCACGGCTCTGCATCTGGAGTCTGCGGATACCGATTCGCTGGAGGCGTCGCTGCTTCGTTACGACAACGGTCCGGGCATCACCCTCAACAAAGGCAAGCGCAGCCTGTCGATCGGTCTCCAGAGCAGCTTCTTTCGAATTTTCAACCCCGGCATGCTGCCGCAGCTTAAGGTCCGAATTCCGAACGGATATGCTGGCAAAATTATCATCCAGGGAACATCGGGCAACGTCCACGCCAGCAGCTTGAATACCGAGGACCTCCGGATTGCCGGTAAAAGCGGCAGCATTACGCTTGATTTTGCGGATTTCCACAGCAATGTCAGCGTATCGACCGGGAGCGGCAATGTGAGCCTGATTGTGAATTCCCCGGAGCCTGACCTCCGTCTCAAGCTGCGTTCGGGCAGCGGAAGTCATTCTGTCGCGATCCCGCTTCTTGAGCACCGGCAGAGCAAAGGCATGACCGAGGGAACCGCGGGAAGCGGGGCTCATGAGATAAGCATTAAGACGGGTTCAGGCCATATTTCCGTCCAATAA
- the pgsA gene encoding CDP-diacylglycerol--glycerol-3-phosphate 3-phosphatidyltransferase codes for MNVANWITLARIGLIPLFLLFYQTYPDWIVAEAPMLRFANEYGAEVAVLLFVLASATDKLDGYVARKYNQITNLGKLLDPLADKLLISAALIMLVQHHLIPSWMAVIIIGREIMVTGLRLVASAQGIALAADRFGKWKLVLQVAAIVIVMVDSRMPFPFPFHGAIDYGVMAAAVGMTVYSGFNYFRSNLHRLHLGNG; via the coding sequence ATGAACGTGGCCAATTGGATTACGCTGGCAAGAATAGGTTTGATTCCGCTGTTTCTGCTGTTCTATCAGACTTACCCCGATTGGATCGTTGCTGAAGCCCCTATGCTCCGCTTCGCCAATGAATATGGAGCCGAGGTGGCTGTGCTGCTATTCGTGCTCGCATCGGCGACGGACAAATTGGATGGGTATGTGGCGCGGAAATACAATCAGATTACGAATCTCGGCAAGCTGCTGGATCCGCTGGCGGATAAGCTGCTCATCTCGGCCGCGCTCATTATGCTGGTTCAGCATCATCTGATTCCGTCCTGGATGGCGGTCATCATCATAGGGCGGGAGATCATGGTGACCGGGCTTCGCCTCGTCGCTTCGGCACAAGGCATTGCTCTTGCTGCGGATCGATTCGGCAAATGGAAGCTGGTGCTGCAGGTTGCCGCGATTGTTATCGTCATGGTGGACAGCCGAATGCCGTTCCCTTTCCCGTTTCACGGGGCAATCGATTATGGCGTGATGGCCGCAGCGGTTGGCATGACAGTCTATTCCGGATTCAACTATTTTCGCAGCAATTTGCATCGGCTTCACCTGGGTAACGGCTGA
- a CDS encoding DUF4166 domain-containing protein, which yields MAASIYERALGPEFAKLHPHIRERFGFSSRDGIASIGRGVMERIWYSRWAAVPLHIGTFRHIMFPQSGCRVPFTIENYAYRDRYGRETVSWIRSFQFPNRTRRFDATMIFSRDRGGVVDYLGNKQHLAVDLALSAAANGGLRIRSGDQRFYEGLLQFRIPRRFTGTADVCEWYDEDEELYRISVEVTNPLIGPVFSYRGTFRARFIDTRHAAIPAHIKPLREEARE from the coding sequence ATGGCGGCGTCGATTTATGAACGGGCGCTGGGCCCCGAGTTCGCCAAGCTTCATCCGCACATTCGGGAGCGCTTCGGCTTCTCCAGCCGAGACGGGATCGCCTCGATTGGCCGAGGCGTAATGGAGCGAATATGGTATTCCCGGTGGGCCGCCGTTCCGCTCCATATCGGCACGTTCCGGCACATTATGTTTCCGCAGTCAGGCTGCCGTGTGCCGTTCACGATTGAAAACTATGCGTACCGGGATCGGTACGGACGGGAGACGGTCTCCTGGATTCGAAGCTTCCAGTTCCCGAACCGGACGCGCCGCTTCGACGCGACGATGATCTTTAGCCGTGACCGGGGCGGCGTGGTCGATTATTTGGGGAACAAGCAGCATTTGGCGGTCGATCTGGCTTTGTCCGCGGCTGCGAATGGCGGGCTGCGCATCCGTTCGGGAGATCAGCGTTTCTATGAAGGCCTGTTGCAGTTCCGCATCCCGCGCCGGTTCACTGGTACGGCTGATGTATGCGAATGGTACGACGAGGATGAGGAGTTGTACCGGATCTCGGTGGAGGTGACGAATCCGCTGATTGGCCCTGTGTTTTCCTACCGGGGAACGTTTCGGGCCCGGTTCATCGACACGCGGCATGCCGCCATTCCGGCGCATATCAAGCCGCTGCGGGAGGAAGCGCGCGAGTAG
- a CDS encoding DoxX-like family protein encodes MRRKPIYVKLDIRTDMDTLWAYTQTPELHEQWDLRFSRITYLPCEPEGQPQRFRYETRIGFGLAIAGTGLTKASRLEDGDRISTLVFGSDQALSLIRKGRGYWKYTLFGDRISFETLYDYETRCGRPGRWFDRAVFRPLFGWATAWSFDALRIWLERGIPPAASIGRAMVHYASVLLLTLLWCWQGLVPKLLYPEGGELALLQASGLLPGWEREALALLGFAEIGIGLMTAACHRKTWTWRGHTVVVLLLVWAALAGSPESIQAPFSPVTLSAAMIGLGVIAAVSGRDLPQASRCARTPGRGAAKGGKDNGGVDL; translated from the coding sequence ATGCGAAGGAAGCCGATTTACGTGAAGCTTGATATCCGCACGGACATGGATACGCTCTGGGCCTATACGCAGACGCCGGAGCTGCATGAACAGTGGGATTTGCGTTTTAGCCGGATTACGTATTTACCCTGCGAGCCAGAGGGGCAGCCGCAGCGGTTCCGCTATGAGACGCGGATCGGATTCGGCCTCGCGATCGCAGGGACGGGCTTGACGAAGGCGAGCCGCTTGGAGGACGGGGACAGGATATCCACTCTTGTCTTCGGCTCCGATCAGGCGTTGTCGCTCATTCGCAAGGGCAGGGGCTATTGGAAATATACTCTGTTCGGAGACAGGATCTCCTTCGAGACGCTGTATGATTACGAGACGCGCTGTGGCCGGCCGGGCCGATGGTTCGACCGGGCGGTATTCCGCCCGTTGTTCGGCTGGGCGACCGCGTGGAGCTTCGACGCGCTCCGAATCTGGCTGGAGCGCGGCATTCCGCCCGCCGCGAGCATCGGGCGGGCCATGGTTCATTATGCCAGCGTGCTGCTGCTGACGCTGCTCTGGTGCTGGCAGGGGCTGGTGCCGAAGCTGCTGTATCCCGAAGGCGGCGAGCTGGCGCTGCTGCAGGCTTCCGGCCTGCTCCCGGGATGGGAGAGGGAGGCGCTGGCCCTGCTCGGCTTCGCCGAAATCGGGATCGGCTTGATGACGGCCGCCTGCCATCGGAAGACATGGACGTGGCGCGGGCATACCGTCGTGGTGCTGCTGCTCGTATGGGCGGCACTCGCCGGCAGCCCGGAATCGATCCAGGCGCCCTTCAGCCCGGTGACGCTCAGCGCGGCCATGATCGGACTCGGCGTCATCGCCGCGGTCTCCGGACGGGATCTGCCGCAGGCAAGCCGCTGCGCGCGCACGCCGGGCCGGGGGGCCGCGAAGGGAGGGAAGGACAATGGCGGCGTCGATTTATGA
- the gntK gene encoding gluconokinase has protein sequence MSSKKYMIGIDMGTTSTKAVLFEENGQAVARGSEEYPLYTPNSTIAEQDPERIFQGVLRSVRQAMSESGAGPDDILFLSFSSAMHSVIAVDAEGRPLTPCITWADNRSGKYAARLKREQVGHDLYLRTGTPIHPMSPLTKLMWMRHEEPELFGKTYKFISIKEYVIAKLFGEYVVDYSIASATGMLNLERLDWDEEALQLAGISPAKLSTLVPTTYPLTNLNAAYADAMGIAASTPGIVGASDGVLSNLGVNAIEPGVVAATIGTSGAIRTVVDRPVTDPKGRIFCYALTDKHWVIGGPVNNGGMLFRWVRDELAASEVEAAKRLGIDSYDLLTKIAEQVRPGADGLLFHPYLTGERAPLWNPNARGSFFGLTMHHRKEHMIRAVLEGVIFNLYTVLLAMEEQIGRPSKIHATGGFARSALWRQMMADIFDQEVVVPESFESSCLGAAVLGLYATGRTDSLGVVSGMVGSTHKHQPIPENAAIYHELLPIYISLFRKLEEEYEAIASLQRKWLEA, from the coding sequence ATGAGCAGTAAAAAGTACATGATCGGCATCGATATGGGAACGACGAGCACCAAGGCGGTCTTGTTCGAGGAGAACGGCCAAGCGGTTGCCAGGGGCAGCGAGGAATACCCGCTGTACACGCCGAATTCCACGATCGCCGAGCAGGATCCGGAGCGAATCTTCCAGGGGGTCCTTCGGTCCGTCCGCCAGGCGATGTCCGAGAGCGGAGCCGGGCCGGACGACATCCTGTTCCTCTCCTTCAGTTCGGCGATGCATAGCGTGATCGCGGTCGATGCCGAAGGCAGACCGCTTACCCCCTGCATTACGTGGGCGGATAACCGGAGCGGCAAATATGCCGCGCGGCTGAAGCGGGAGCAGGTCGGACATGACTTGTACTTGCGCACGGGAACGCCGATTCATCCGATGTCTCCGCTTACGAAGCTCATGTGGATGCGTCATGAAGAGCCGGAGCTGTTCGGCAAAACCTATAAATTTATCTCCATTAAAGAGTATGTCATCGCCAAGCTGTTCGGCGAATATGTGGTCGACTATTCGATTGCTTCGGCCACCGGCATGCTCAACCTGGAACGGCTGGACTGGGACGAAGAGGCGCTGCAGCTAGCAGGCATCTCCCCGGCAAAGCTGTCGACGCTCGTGCCGACAACCTATCCGTTGACGAACTTGAATGCGGCCTATGCGGATGCCATGGGAATTGCCGCCTCTACGCCCGGAATCGTGGGAGCGAGCGACGGCGTCCTCTCCAATTTGGGGGTCAATGCCATTGAGCCGGGCGTCGTCGCGGCGACGATCGGCACGAGCGGCGCGATTCGCACGGTCGTCGATCGTCCGGTAACCGATCCGAAGGGAAGAATTTTTTGTTACGCCTTGACGGACAAGCATTGGGTAATCGGAGGGCCGGTCAACAATGGCGGAATGCTGTTCCGCTGGGTGCGGGATGAGTTGGCCGCTTCGGAGGTCGAGGCCGCGAAGCGGCTTGGCATCGATTCCTATGATCTGCTGACGAAGATAGCGGAGCAAGTAAGACCGGGGGCGGACGGCTTGCTCTTCCACCCGTATCTTACGGGAGAGCGGGCGCCGCTCTGGAACCCGAATGCGCGCGGCTCCTTCTTCGGCTTGACGATGCATCACCGGAAGGAGCATATGATCCGGGCCGTCCTCGAAGGCGTTATTTTCAACCTGTATACCGTGCTGCTGGCGATGGAAGAGCAGATAGGGCGCCCGAGCAAAATCCATGCGACCGGCGGCTTCGCCCGCTCGGCCCTGTGGCGGCAGATGATGGCGGATATATTCGATCAGGAGGTCGTCGTGCCCGAGAGCTTCGAGAGCTCTTGTCTCGGCGCTGCCGTCCTCGGCTTATATGCGACCGGAAGGACCGATTCCTTGGGGGTGGTGTCCGGCATGGTCGGGTCCACGCACAAGCATCAGCCCATCCCTGAGAATGCCGCAATTTATCACGAATTGCTGCCGATTTATATATCTCTCTTCCGCAAGCTGGAGGAAGAATACGAGGCGATCGCCTCTCTCCAGAGAAAATGGCTTGAGGCATAA
- a CDS encoding S66 family peptidase, giving the protein MITYPSLRDKSTIGVTAPSSGVPAALHELLHQAQARMEKQGYRVVWGDTVWTQDKAKSAPARQRAEEFNRMMKYDEIGIILPPWGGELLIEIVDQIDYDQAKAKWVLGYSDTSVLLLALTLRTGIATAHGPNLVDMRGEYSDDTTAMWQSVLSTPAGASVRQRSSASYQAKWDHANPTPCVFHLTEPTAWRTVSNREEKMEGRLLGGCIDVIRHLIGTPYGDVHRFRNQYASGDPVMWYLENCELSTADLRRSLVQMKLAGWFDHCSGILFGRTAANHPVENYTAEDVYRELSEELQIPVVYDIDCGHVPPQMTFINGAYAAVEAAEGQGTVVQYFT; this is encoded by the coding sequence ATGATTACATATCCGTCATTGAGGGACAAAAGCACGATTGGCGTAACGGCACCTTCTTCAGGCGTGCCGGCAGCGCTGCATGAACTGCTTCATCAAGCGCAGGCCCGTATGGAGAAGCAAGGCTATCGGGTCGTATGGGGAGATACGGTATGGACCCAGGACAAAGCCAAATCGGCCCCAGCCCGGCAGCGGGCCGAGGAGTTCAACCGGATGATGAAGTACGACGAGATCGGGATCATCCTTCCGCCTTGGGGCGGCGAGCTGCTCATCGAGATTGTCGATCAGATTGATTATGACCAGGCGAAGGCCAAATGGGTGCTTGGTTACTCGGATACGAGCGTGCTGCTGCTGGCCCTGACGCTGCGAACCGGGATCGCTACGGCGCATGGCCCGAATCTGGTAGATATGCGGGGGGAATATTCCGACGACACGACCGCCATGTGGCAGTCCGTCTTATCGACGCCGGCCGGAGCCTCTGTCCGCCAGCGTTCTTCTGCTTCCTATCAGGCAAAGTGGGATCATGCCAACCCGACGCCATGCGTGTTTCATTTGACCGAGCCTACGGCTTGGAGAACCGTCTCGAACCGGGAAGAAAAAATGGAAGGCCGCTTGCTCGGCGGTTGTATTGATGTTATCCGGCATCTGATTGGCACGCCCTATGGCGATGTCCATCGCTTCAGAAATCAGTATGCGAGCGGCGATCCGGTCATGTGGTATTTGGAAAATTGCGAGTTGTCAACAGCGGATTTGCGTCGTTCTCTCGTTCAGATGAAGTTGGCCGGCTGGTTCGATCACTGTTCCGGCATCCTGTTCGGCCGAACCGCCGCCAATCACCCGGTCGAGAACTATACGGCGGAAGATGTATACCGCGAGCTGTCCGAGGAGCTTCAGATTCCGGTTGTGTATGATATCGATTGCGGACATGTTCCGCCGCAGATGACATTCATTAACGGGGCATATGCCGCGGTCGAAGCAGCAGAGGGACAAGGGACGGTCGTACAATATTTTACTTAG
- a CDS encoding GntP family permease, translated as MSTLFGLSHNVTLLLWTLVAIVFLIVFIAKFKWNPFVTLLLSALLLGLLTGMQPLEVVKAITSGLGGTLGTIAIVIALGTMLGKMMAESGGAEQIASTLVDKFGEKRVHWAMMLVGFIVGIPVFFEVGVILLIPIVFTVARKTKMSLLQIGIPILAGLSTVHGLVPPHPAPMIAIDAYQADLGKTILYSLLIGLPTAIIAGPVFGKYIGKRIQVEPPAKLAEQFALNNERQLPGFGITLFTILLPVILMLIGSIANIVDPEGVSGWTVFCEFIGHEIIALLISVVFSFFSLGFARGFKKEDISRFTSECLAPTATIILIIGGGGAFKQVLINSGVGDAIAAIATQANINIILFSWFVAALIRVATGSATVAMTTAAGIVAPVLALNPGVNVELVVLATGAGSIVLSHVNDAGFWMVKEFFNMSVPQTLKSWTVMETVLSVVGLIFILLLSTVV; from the coding sequence ATGAGTACGCTATTCGGCTTAAGCCACAACGTAACCCTGCTTTTATGGACGCTGGTTGCGATCGTGTTTCTTATAGTGTTCATTGCCAAATTCAAATGGAATCCCTTTGTCACCCTGCTTTTGTCTGCGCTGCTCCTTGGACTGCTGACCGGCATGCAGCCGCTCGAAGTGGTCAAGGCCATCACGAGCGGCTTGGGCGGAACGCTGGGAACGATCGCGATTGTTATTGCTCTCGGGACGATGCTTGGCAAAATGATGGCGGAATCCGGGGGCGCGGAACAGATTGCGTCCACGCTGGTTGACAAGTTCGGGGAGAAGCGCGTCCATTGGGCGATGATGCTCGTCGGATTTATTGTCGGGATCCCGGTGTTCTTCGAGGTCGGGGTCATTCTGCTGATTCCGATCGTGTTCACCGTGGCACGCAAAACGAAAATGTCGCTTCTGCAAATCGGGATTCCGATTCTGGCCGGCCTGTCGACGGTGCATGGGCTTGTTCCGCCGCATCCGGCGCCGATGATCGCGATTGATGCCTATCAGGCCGATCTCGGAAAGACGATTCTGTACTCGCTGCTGATTGGATTGCCGACGGCAATCATTGCAGGCCCTGTATTCGGCAAATACATCGGTAAGCGTATCCAGGTCGAGCCGCCGGCCAAGCTGGCCGAGCAATTCGCGCTGAACAATGAGCGTCAGCTTCCCGGCTTCGGCATTACGCTCTTTACTATCCTGCTTCCGGTTATTTTGATGCTGATCGGGTCGATTGCCAATATAGTCGATCCGGAAGGGGTTAGCGGCTGGACCGTATTCTGCGAGTTCATTGGCCATGAGATTATCGCCTTGCTGATTTCGGTCGTCTTTTCGTTCTTCTCGCTTGGCTTCGCGAGAGGCTTCAAGAAAGAGGATATCTCTCGCTTCACGAGCGAATGTCTGGCGCCGACGGCGACAATTATTCTGATCATCGGCGGGGGCGGGGCCTTCAAGCAAGTCCTGATCAATAGCGGCGTCGGGGATGCAATCGCTGCCATTGCCACTCAGGCCAACATCAACATCATTTTGTTCTCCTGGTTCGTAGCCGCGCTTATCCGCGTGGCCACCGGATCGGCGACCGTCGCGATGACGACGGCGGCCGGTATCGTCGCGCCCGTGTTGGCGCTGAATCCGGGCGTGAATGTGGAGCTGGTCGTGCTGGCGACCGGGGCAGGTTCGATTGTGCTGTCCCACGTGAATGACGCCGGCTTCTGGATGGTCAAGGAGTTCTTCAACATGTCCGTTCCGCAGACGCTGAAGTCATGGACCGTGATGGAGACCGTGCTGTCAGTGGTCGGATTGATTTTTATACTCCTCCTCAGTACAGTGGTATAA